Part of the Amblyraja radiata isolate CabotCenter1 chromosome 27, sAmbRad1.1.pri, whole genome shotgun sequence genome is shown below.
CTGGTTCCCCTCGGGGAAAAATCAAACTTCAACATTTGAGAGTTTCCATACATGTTTCCACGAGGACCATGTGTTATTTCGCTCCCAAGAGCTGGCTAGCTATTTCTTAGTCTTAAAAGAATAACATTGTTATTCCTGTGAGCTATAAAAACCGCAACCTTGAACTGAATAAACAATAATATGCCCATTCAACTCCACCGAGTGGTTTATTTATGTACACGTTTACAAAGTTGCAAGCTCTTTGTAACAGAGTTTCATTGTTGCCACACTAAAACTTACAAGCAACAAGTGCACAAATCAAAATCATGCATGCAGTGAATAACTACCTCTTAGGTAGATGGTAATTGGTTTTGCTTTCATTCTATGATTGGATcaggagattcaagagagtttattgtcatgtgtcccagataggacaatgaaattcttgctttgcttcagcacaacagaatataggcatgaatacagaacagatcagtgtgtccatataccattgtacagatatatacacacatgaataaataaaatagataaagtgcaaataaactgataataggctattaatgttcagagtttttgtttgagttgagttcaatagcctgatggctgtggggaagtagctgtttctgaacctggtcgttgcagtcttcaggctcctgtaccttctacctgaaggtagcggggagatgagtgtgtggccaggatggtgtgggtccttgatgatgctgccagactttttgaggcagcgactgcgatagatcccctcgatggtagggaggtcagggcCGATGATCAGAGGATCAGAGTGCAGCCAAATTGGGaatcatttgtttaagaaagaactgcagatgctggaaaaatcgaaggtagacaataaagcaggagtaactcagcgggtgaggcagcgtcttatggagcgaagggaattggcaaagtttcgggcctggagtctgaagaagggtttcggcccgaaacgttgactatttccttcactccatagatgctgctgcacccgctgagtttctccagtacttttgtctacattcttaaactatgacccggcacctattccttctatagaaacatagaaaataggtgcaggaggaggccattcggcccttcgagccagcaccgccattcattgtgatcatggctgatcgtcccctatcaataacccgtgcctgccttctccccatatcccttgactccactagcccctagagctctatctaactctctcataaatcgatccagtgacttggcctccactgccctctgtggcagggaattccataaattcgcaactctctgggtgaaaaagttttttctcatctcagccttaaatgacctcccctttattctaagaccgtgacccctggttctggactcgcccaacatttttcctgcatcttgcttgtccagtccttttataattttatatagaaacatagaaaataggtgcaggagtaggccattcggcccttcgaacctgcaccgccattcaatatgatcatggctgatcatccaactcagtatcctgtacctgccttctctccataccccctgatacctttagccacaagggccacatctaactccctcttaaatatagccaatgaactgtggcctcaactaccttctgtggcagagaattccagagattcaccacactctgtgtggaaaatgtttttctcatcttttctataagtttctataagatccccctcgtccttccagtgaatacgagcttctctccagagatgctgcctgacccgctgagtttacgccagcattttctttttcaaaTAGATGTGTCTGTCTGTCATACATTGAGGAAACCAGGCAGAAGAAGGATTGGTTGGTGAGAATGTAAACAGGAGGCTGAAAATTGGGTCTAGCAGCCAATTGAGTGAACACATGATACGTCTAGCGTAGAGCAAACTCCTCCCCGCGCCCAGCATTATATAATGCGAAGTTGAGCCCTTATCCAGAGGCGTGTTTTAGCAGGATACCGGCTGATCTGGAGGGTTGGTGTAATATGAGCGCAAGGAGTTGAATTTTTTTCCAAGGCGATTGTGGTGTCGGCCGTTTCCAGGAATCAGTTTCTGCTCGCAGTCGTTTCTGAAACTGCCGAAGGTCagattattattgtttgttttattgtttgttttgcgtCGCCCTCTCGATTTCTTTTCTCCTTCCCTGTCGTATCGTCGGGAGATGTAatcgtttgtttaagaaggaactgcagatgctggagaatcgaaggtggacaaaaatgccggagaaactcagcgggcgcagcagcgtctgtggagcgagggaaatagacaacgtttcttcagacagagatgtAATCGTTTGATTGTGTGAGCCGGTTCATCGTTgccggggggaggagagagagagtgtgagagagagagggggggaagaacataaagaaagaaagaacaacGTGTGTGCAGATCGGTGGTAGAATGGCAGCGTTAGAAAGTTGTTTTCACTGAGTATAATATTTTTGTATGtggttttttctctctcttgcagCACTCGGAGATGGCTGAACATATCATGATGTCGGTGAATCCAGGGCGGTTTTCCGACGGCTCCAATGGACTTCAAAGCTACCGGATGGGTTTAAACGGACTGCAGGGCCCGCAGCTCGCACAGCCGGGGCTGAGGAGAGATCACACGGGCAGCCAGCTCTTGCACTACGGCGGGGCCAGTATGGACAGCAGCGCGGTGGTCAGATCGCGTCCCGGCTTGGCTAACATGGCAGGGCAGATGGGGCACCACCACCAGATACCAGCCAACGTGATGTacagcagccagcagcagcaacaacagcaacagTTTCTGGACAGTCTCAGCCCACAGCAGCTGATGGCCACGGTGCACCTGCAGAAACTCAACAACCAGTATCACGGGCACCCGCTGATGGCAATGAACAACGGCCTGGCTCAGGCTGGGCCACAGTACCGCGGCTCGCTGCCTCCGTCTCAGCACCCCTCTCTCCCGCACGTTGCCTCCCCGGCCCTCTCCTTGAACGTTATGGACACCGACCTGATCGACGAGGACGTGTTGACGTCTCTCGTGTTGGAACTGGGGTTAGACCACATTCAAGAACTGCCCGAACTGTGGCTGGGACAAAACGAGTTCGATTTCATTTCCGACTTTGTTAACAAGCAGCATCAGAGTACAGTCAGCTgctgagagagggagacacacacacacacacacacaccaccaaacacacacacatacacacaccaccaaacacacacacacacatacacaccaccaaaaacacacacacacaccaccaaacacacacacacacaccaccaaacacacacacacacaccaccaaaaacacatacacacacacagtgggacagcGAGTTTTCAACTACAtggacacaaaaaaaaacactttcaAAAACAATTATATATCGCCGGTTACAAACATCGGGAATTTTGCACTGCAAATGGTCGCCGGTTTCTCCGGAGAGTCAGTGTGTGGCAAACCGCAGAGAAACATCAAGCCCTTTGTGAATTttgtccccgcccccctctctctgcctgtgTTTTGTTCCTTGAAGTTTGCTTAAACCACGCACGCCTCGTGGAAaacacgtttaaaaaaaaaaaaaaatccgcatCAAAATATCcctaacccctctctctctctccaagatCGGTAGAAGATTTGTTAGCCTGCCTTTGCAATCCTCAAAAGGTTTCATTACAAAAGGTACTTTGGTGGGAAATGCAGTCTCGACGTTTGCATTCAAACTCATCATCTTTTAAttgattttctttctttttttaaacaaaaacaaaaaaccccCAGCTCTGACCTTCTGCAATGATGGCGCGTGGGTTATTAAGAATATTTTGGTTTGGATAAGACCATAAGGGGATTTGTTTATTGAGAGTTAACAGCGATCAACAGTCACAGGGGGAAACTTGAGACTCGTCAGAACTTTCACCCTTGTTCAGCCCTAATATTGGAAACTTTTTGAAACTGCAGCAACGTGGGACAttaaatgtatttgtgtgtgtgtgcgtgtgtgtttaaaaaaaaaaaatatttttaaagatagTTTCAGAGAGGGGTTGTACCTCCGGAGCTGTTTATGACTGATGCAATCGTGTATAATTTTAACTATTACGAACAAGACCAATATAAAATAGAATTGTACTTTCTGTCTCTTGTTAggtattttgttttctttttgggaTTGCTTACATTTTGTCTACGACCGGTTGCGACCGCCACCTCCTGTTCGAGTTAGTGAACCACAGCTCCCCATTGTGGATCAATGAGGCGAGACTTttaaaatcaaaacaaaaaaacacacaaaaaaaataaagACCTTTCATTTAAAGTTGCTCGAACTTTCTCTCGAATATTTTTCATTTGGGTTGAGGCCAATGTAGcaaatgttgttttttttaaattgaactcAGAAATAGCAGCAGTAGAACTTGATAATAAGTTAAAGATGTTAAACTTATTTGATAATAGTAGAACTTGATAATAAGTTTAAGATGTAGcaattaggaactgcagatgctggtttgtaacaaaataaaaagacacaaagtgctggagtaactcagcgggtgaggcagcgtctctcaATCTGAGGATGGGTCCTGATcctaaacttcacctatccacgtttaagaaggaactgcagatgctggaaaatcgaaggtggataaaaatgttggagaaactcagcgggtgcagcagcatctatggagcgaaggaaataggcaacgtttcgggtcaaaacccttcttcagactagaagtgtttcgacccacaacgttgcctatttccttctctatagatgctgcctcacccgctgagtttctccagtacttcacctatccatgttctccagagatgctgcctgacccactaggttgctccagcattttgtgtctattttgttttattaatagCTAAAGTacttttaagtttagttttttttaaaaagatacaaagtgctggagtaactcagcaggtcaggcagcatctctggagaacatacatCACctaatcagagatgctgcctgacctgttgagttactccaacaatttgcgtcctttttttgtaaacagaaTCCTTGTATCTATACGTCTACGGTATTTTCGGAAATGGTTTTTAATGAATCATTTGGTGGGAATTCACTAATTTTGAACTTTTCTTCCAATGGAAACAAGTTTCCTATTAACAACGTGAAAAAATTTGTTTTTAGTTGCAACAGAAGCAaagtctggatatttttaaggtgtaaattgatttaaaaacttgattagtaagggtgtcaggcgttatggggagaaggctggagaatggggttgagaagggaaaTGGataagccacgattgaatggcggagtagatttgatgggccgaatattgctcctatcacttgtgaacgtgAATTCAAATTCAAGTAGTTGAATACAAAGCATGATTGTTTTCTTTGAATGGTCTCAAGGTCAGGGCGTCTGATTCTCCGAATGACCCATTGGCTTCaccgagttgagtttagtttattgtcacgtgtaccaaggtagagtgaaaggcttttgttgcgtgctaaccagtcaggttTGAACTAGGACAATAAGATTTCTACAACTTTGGTAAAACTGCTTCCTGATAAGAACAGGAGTAATGTTGACCAACTACCTGCAAAGTACCCGTGCTCTAATGAAGAAGTGGAGTTTGATAATATTGTATTTTCAGTAAAATTAAATCTCTATGCTATCTTTCCCACAAATCCTTTTTCTGAAATGTGATATGTTTCTTAGTTAAATATAATCGATGTTCAACAAGCTGCAGAGATAAACAGCTGGTATACTAGGGAGGTTGGGTCGTAGAaacaaaactgcaggtgctggtttataaaggaaaagatacaaagtggattaagcagcatccatggatagGAGGTCAAATTGTATCTTTGGGGAGggaaatgggtaatgtttcagctcTACAGTTTTTATAACAGgtgatttaaaatatatatttgtgtgtaggggagaagacaggagaatggggttgataggaaaagatagattagccatgattgaatggcagagtagactcaatgggccgaatggccaacttttATTCCAATGACATAAACTTATGTCAAGAGTGttctattatcatatgtcccagataggacaatgacatttttactgtcAATtatctcagataggacaatgaaatctttttaaataagggtcccaacctgaaaattcacctatcccatgttctccagagatgctgcctgactcgctgagttactccagcattttgtggcctaTCAAAGGTTTTACAATGCTTTGTTAAAACAATGTCATAGCTAGCGGGGGACAAAACATTTAAACCTTTTTGAGTTTAACATTGCAATTCAGGAGTAATTTGTGATTTTAAATTTGTTTCTCCTTTTCAGGATCTTTTATGTTCATATCTCAGTGACTAAAACGCAGCAAATTAAAATTTTAATCTAATTGGAGTGGCTAGAAAAGTTGTGAGGCTGACTGATCTTGTTACTTGTGTTAAAACATCTTGTGGTTtaaccacagcgccagagacccggcttcgatccagactacgggtgctgcctgtgtgggaaTCTGTACATTCCccacacgggttttctccgggtgctccggtttcctcctacatcccaaagatgtgcgggtttgtaggttaattgaccctctttAAATCCCCCCCCCTAGTGTGAggagagtggatgagagagtaggGCAACATAGAACtaacatggatagacacaaaatgctggagtaactcagcgggtcaggcagcatttggtgtCAGTGCTGCctgtccagagttactccagcattttgtgtctaccttcgatttaaaacagcatctgcagttccttctacacatAGTACTAACATGAATGGGTGttaaatggttggcatggacttgatgggctgaagggcctttccatGTGGTATCTCTGATCTGAGCTAATTACCTTCTAATGGGTGTTTCAAAAATATGGAAGTAACTGATTGACTTCTGATATCCTTTGCGACTTTTGTTCAAGGTGTCTAACACTGCCATTACCAATGTGGCTATTCCCATTGTCAAAATAACACGGGTACCTCACCTGGAACGTGTGGGTGCTGATCACAGTCGTGTATCTATGAATGTAGACAcaagaggctggagtaactcagcgggtcaggcaacatctctggagaaaaggaatagccccGGAGGTgcagcctgtcccattgagttgctccgcaGTTTTttttgtctacggtttaaaccaatatctgcagtttcttccttcacAGATATCAATGATTACTGGTGCATAACAGCTGCAAGAATGCAAGCGCATTCTAACTTCTAGGTCGGTGGTTAGATGCTAACTTTTGTTCTGTTGCTCTCTGAAACACTGTTGTGCTATCGTAACCACCACCTGACTGATATTATCCGAAGGTACatttaacaaagaactgcagatgctggaaaacccgaaacgtcaccaattccttcgctccatagacgctgcctcacccgctgactttatccagcatttttgtctaccttatccgAAGGTACTGTTATTTACAATAGCCCCAGGTGTTAGAGAGTCCATTGTAAAGGTtggccatttttgttgaagggtgGACCATCGAGTAACTGGGAGGCAGACGAGGTAAAGAATCTTGAATGAAATTTGGACTATTGCGTTCAATTTCGGCCACCTAGTTAAAGGAAAGATgcttgggaaggaactgcagatgctgatttggcacagagtgctggagtaactcagcggggcaggcagcgtctctggagaaagtggacaagtgacgtttcgggtcagaactttTTTTCAGACTTGGGAGGGGAGAAAGTTAGTAGGAAGATTGCAGGGACAGGCATGGGGAGAGAGTTGATGCTGAGTCCAGGCGCAGTGGGGTTTTTGATAGGggcggtgaggggggggagagatcctTCCTTgacagatgctgccccacccccccccccccccccccccccccccgagttcctccagcactttgtgtatctttGCTCCAGGTTCCAGCCTCTGCCATCTCTTGCATTTAGAAATGGTGGGGGAATTGTTGGAGATGATGCTTTCTCAATATCAACGTCcattggcgcagctgtagagttgctgccttgcagagccagagacacgggtccgatcctgattacgtgtcctgtctgtatggagtttgtacattcttcccgtgactacTTGGAtttttttccggtttcctcccacactccaaagacgtacaggtttgtaggataaatggCTTTGGTcaaaattgcaaattgcccctagtgtatttgtgcaggatagttctagtgtacggggtgattgctggttggtacggactctgtgggctgaagggcctgtttccgcgctgtatctctaaactaaacaagtaaaCTCATTTCTATTTTCTCTATAGtttaaaattaataattggaCCCTGACTTGTTTTCTATGCAAATCAGCCGAGCTGCTATTTTTCATTCCGATACTTGTACCCTTTCAGATCTTTGTGGGGAATATTTGATTTGATATTAATCCTGCATCTGACAAACAACTGCACACAAACcacagccttcctgtttttgacctTCACCTACTGGAAATGTGAACAACCTTAGCAAGACTAACCGAGAACAAGATCAActatttaatcttttttttaaatcttgaaacAGACACCTGTTTGGGGGGAAAAACAAAAGCATAGAATGTTTTGTAGACATTTTTGCAGAGTTGCTCAAGTTTTATTAAACTCGTGGGATAAATGATACATCGATAAATATAAACCAGCAATTATCTCCCGACAAATCTCTTGAAGTTGTTCAATTGCTGTGCATTTTATTACTGGATGTGCTATTAACCAAACAGGACGGGTAGGTGCAAGCATGGGTGTGATACTTTCATTTCTGTTTGTGTTATAGAGTTTGTATACTGCAGTCAACACttcaaggcttggatagagtgggtgtggacagAATGTTttgttagtgggagagtctaggaccagaggttatggtctcaaaataaaaggatgttcttttaggaagaacgagtccagaaccaggggccacagtcttagaataaaggggcggtcatttaagactgagatgagaaaaaactttttcacccagtgagttgtgaatttatggaattccctgccacagagggcagtggaggccaagtcactggatggatttaagagagagttagatagagctcaaggggctagtggagtcaagggatatggggagaaggcaggcacgggttattgattggagacgatcagccatgatcacaatgaatggtggtgctggctcgaagggccgaatgacctcctcctgcacctattgtctatgttttctataaggtgaggaggaatttctttagtcagagggtggtgaatttgtggaattcattgccacagacggctgtggaggctatgccaatgggtatttttaaggcagagatcgattcttgattagtgtgggtgtcgggggttatggggagaaggcaggagaatggggttgagcgggaaagatagatcagccatgattgaatggcagggtagacttgatgggccgaatagcctaattctgctcttatcacttctgAACTTCTCTTCTGAAGTGGGACGTAACATCATGCATCACCATGGAGAAAGAGAATGGGAGGCAAATTGTTTACTTTGGGGGTACAGCGTGgaagcgaggagagggacgtgggtcGGCGGTCTGAGGCGGTCGAGGGCGACAGAGGAGGCCCTGTAGCAGCCTGGATCGGGAGTCGCTCCAGTTCATCGAGCGTGTGGACTTTGGAGTTTGTGTAAGTGGTGCCGGAATGTGGCGACTCGTGTATGTGTGAGctgtgcaaaaataatttcactgaagaccacacaagacaataaagcaccattgaaatgACAAGAGGTTACAGAGTGGCAGACATTGCCCCGGTCGGTCcaccacaggtactgacctccccaccattaaagggatctgcgggaggtgctgcctcaccagagaccacacgcaccaccctggtcacgcctgaaaaccatgaccaccaggttcaagaacagcttctactCAATAACCATCAGCCTCTTGAACGTTACTACAAAACTAATCCCAACTATGAATttctatggtacacaaaattgctggggaaactcagcgggtgcagcagcatctatggagcgaaggaaataggcgacgtttcgggccgaaacccttcatcagactcaattTCTATGGCCTGttgttggttgcactaaggactggacaagctagatgcaggaaaaatgttcccaatgttgggtgagtacagaaccaggggccacagtcttagaataaaggggaagccatttaagactgaggtgagaaaaaacgttttcacccagagagttgtgaatttgtggaattccctgccacagagggcagtggaggccaagtcactggatggatttaagagagagttagatagagctctaggggctagtggagtcaagggatatggggagaaggcaggcacgggttattgattggggacgatcagccatgatcacaatgaatggcggtgctggctcgaagggccgaatggcctcctcctgcacctattttctatgtttcagttctTGCACTAATATTAGTTATTcattagtctgaagtagggtctcgacccgaaacgtcatctactcattttctccatagatgttgcctcactcgctgagtttcaccagcaagtTTTGTCTATTTTAGTTATTCATTTGTTcgtttaaaaaatattatttttttctgtGTGCATTGTGTTTGCGGGCCTTTTAAGCAGCTGctggtaggaatttcattgtccagttGTCGGTAGATATGAGAATTAATTGTCTGACAATTACAAATAGTTGGCAGTCTTGACTCTAAGGCAGTTACCAGCTCTGGGTTGTAGTGGAGTCACACTGCCTCTGCTGGAGAAAAGAGTACTCGCAACTTTACAAATGTatccagtgtttagtttagagatacagcagtgaaacaggcccttcggccca
Proteins encoded:
- the LOC116988297 gene encoding cbp/p300-interacting transactivator 3-like, coding for MAEHIMMSVNPGRFSDGSNGLQSYRMGLNGLQGPQLAQPGLRRDHTGSQLLHYGGASMDSSAVVRSRPGLANMAGQMGHHHQIPANVMYSSQQQQQQQQFLDSLSPQQLMATVHLQKLNNQYHGHPLMAMNNGLAQAGPQYRGSLPPSQHPSLPHVASPALSLNVMDTDLIDEDVLTSLVLELGLDHIQELPELWLGQNEFDFISDFVNKQHQSTVSC